From Candidatus Eisenbacteria bacterium:
CGCCGAACGGAAGGAAGGTCGGATCGGAGTTCTATGAAGCCAAGCTCGCCTGGTACGAGCAGCTCTTGGCGTGGCTCCAGACTTCAGGGGATCCGGACGAGCCTCTCGTGCTCGGTGGTGACATGAACGTCGCCCCCGCGGACGCGGATGTCTGGGATCCGAAGCTCCTTCATGGGGGAACGCACGTGTCGCCGCGGGAGCGCGAGGCGTTCTTTCGTCTGTGTGAGTGGGGGTTGGTGGATGTCTACCGCCGGCATCATCCCGAGCCGGGCCGCTATTCGTGGTGGGACTACCGCGCGGGAGACTTTCACAGGAACTTCGGGATGCGGATCGACCACCTACTGGCGACGCGTTCGGTTGCCGAGCGGACGGTGTGGGCGGAGATTGATCGCGAGGCTCGCAAAGGGAAGCCGACCCCGTCGGACCATGCACCGGTCGTCATGGATCTCGACCGGCCGGGCCATCCCTTCGATGCGGGGTGGGCGTCCGCCGAGGAGCGAATCGCCGCTAGGCGGGGGAAGGCGGGGTGATGGCCCGCATAGAAGAGGCCAGGCGCCCGACAAACTTTCCTACTCATCGGGGTCTCCTCGCACCCATGTCGGCTCGGCGAATTCAGTGAACACTGCACT
This genomic window contains:
- the xth gene encoding exodeoxyribonuclease III, whose amino-acid sequence is MRIATWNVNSLKARLEKVQWWLERARPDVLLMQETKLADAEAPVAAFRAAGYELAHHGEGRWNGVAIASRCGIASVVTNFGEPLHPAATLDVRDDEPLAEARMIAARCEGTRVVCVYAPNGRKVGSEFYEAKLAWYEQLLAWLQTSGDPDEPLVLGGDMNVAPADADVWDPKLLHGGTHVSPREREAFFRLCEWGLVDVYRRHHPEPGRYSWWDYRAGDFHRNFGMRIDHLLATRSVAERTVWAEIDREARKGKPTPSDHAPVVMDLDRPGHPFDAGWASAEERIAARRGKAG